In Lotus japonicus ecotype B-129 chromosome 5, LjGifu_v1.2, one genomic interval encodes:
- the LOC130720504 gene encoding syntaxin-43-like: MATRNRTLLFRKHRDALKSVRFPSSSSPPSAAAGPVIELVSTSLLNPNRSYTPLSTEDPANSSKGAIPITVGLPPAWVDVSEEISANVQRARSKMAELAKAHAKALMPSFGDGKEDQHAIESLTYEITDLIKRSEKKLRRLSAAGPSEDSNVRKNVQRSLATDLQNLSVELRKKQSTYLKRLRQQKEGQDGVDLEINLNGGKSRYEDDDLDNMVFSEHQMAKLKKSEAFTVEREKEIQQVVESVNELAQIMKDLSVLVIDQGTIVDRIDYNIQNVATTVEDGLKQLQKAERTQKKGGMVMCATVLLIMCFVMLVLLVIKEIIL; encoded by the exons ATGGCGACTCGGAATCGCACTTTGCTTTTCCGAAAGCACCGAGACGCATTGAAGAGCGTCCGATTCCCCTCCTCCTCTTCGCCGCCCTCCGCCGCCGCCGGCCCCGTCATCGAATTGGTCAGCACCTCGCTTCTCAATCCCAATCGCTCTTACACTCCGCTTAGCACAGAGGATCCCGCTAATTCAAG TAAGGGTGCTATTCCAATTACTGTGGGGTTACCGCCGGCGTGGGTGGATGTATCTGAAGAGATATCAGCAAATGTGCAACGGGCGCGATCGAAAATGGCGGAGTTGGCTAAGGCTCACGCGAAGGCGTTAATGCCGTCGTTTGGAGATGGTAAGGAGGATCAGCATGCGATTGAATCGCTAACTTATGAGATAACTGACTTGATTAAGAGATCGGAGAAGAAGCTGCGGAGACTTTCTGCTGCTGGGCCTTCGGAGGATTCCAATGTCAGGAAAAATGTGCAG CGTTCGCTTGCtactgacctccagaacctctcTGTAGAGCTTCGCAAGAAACAATCAACTTATTTGAAGCGCCTCAGGCAGCAAAAAGAG GGTCAAGATGGGGTTGATCTAGAGATCAACTTAAATGGAGGAAAATCTagatatgaagatgatgacttGGATAATATG GTATTTAGTGAGCATCAGATGGCCAAACTGAAAAAAAGTGAAGCATTCACagtagaaagagaaaaagagatcCAACAA gtTGTGGAATCTGTGAACGAGCTTGCTCAAATTATGAAAGATTTATCAGTACTAGTCATAGACCAG ggAACCATTGTTGATAGAATAGACTACAACATTCAGAATGTCGCAACCACAGTTGAGGATGGCCTTAAACAGCTTCAGAAG GCAGAGAGAACTCAGAAAAAGGGGGGCATGGTAATGTGTGCTACGGTGCTTCTTATCATGTGCTTTGTTATGTTGGTTCTCTTGGTCATTAAGGAAATTATTTTGTGA
- the LOC130717429 gene encoding importin subunit alpha-1a-like: MSYRPTGNSRTEVRRSRYKVAVDAEEGRRRREDTMVEIRKNRREESLLKKRREGLQPQQQVPSAAHSTVVEKKLEHLPAMVAGVWSDDNSMQLESTTQFRKLLSIERTPPIEEVIQSGVVSRFVEFLMREDFPQLQFEAAWALTNIASGTSENTKVVIDHGAVPIFVQLLASPSDDVREQAVWALGNVAGDSPRCRDLVLGNGALIPLLAQLNEHAKLSMLRNATWTLSNFCRGKPQPPFDQVKPALPALTSLIHSNDEEVLTDACWALSYLSDGTNDKIQAVIEAGVCPRLVELLLHPSPSVLIPALRTVGNIVTGDDMQTQVIINHQALPCLLNLLASNYKKSIKKEACWTISNITAGNKQQIQSVVEANIIGPLVNLLQNAEFDIKKEAAWAISNATSGGAHEQIKYLVSQGCIKPLCDLLICPDPRIVTVCLEGLENILKVGEADKNTGNSGDVNLYAQMIDDAEGLEKIENLQSHDNTEIYEKAVKILETYWLEEEDETMPPGDAAAQSGFNFGGTEVPSVPSGGFNFN, translated from the exons ATGTCGTACCGCCCTACCGGCAACTCCAGGACCGAGGTCCGTCGCAGTCGGTACAAGGTTGCGGTGGACGCTGAAGAAGGTCGCAGACGCCGTGAGGACACCATGGTCGAGATCCGCAAGAATCGCAGGGAGGAGAGCTTGTTGAAGAAGAGACGCGAGGGTCTCCAGCCTCAGCAGCAAGTTCCTTCCGCCGCTCACTCCACTGTCGTCGAGAAGAAG tTGGAACACCTCCCAGCCATGGTTGCGGGTGTTTGGAGTGATGACAATAGCATGCAGCTTGAATCCACGACGCAGTTTCGCAAGCTGCTTTCGATTG AACGTACTCCGCCGATTGAGGAGGTTATACAGTCTGGTGTAGTTTCCCGCTTTGTCGAGTTTCTGATGAGGGAAGACTTTCCGCAATTGCAG TTTGAGGCAGCTTGGGCTTTGACAAATATAGCTTCGGGAACATCGGAAAACACCAAGGTGGTGATTGATCATGGGGCTGTCCCGATTTTTGTGCAGCTTCTCGCTTCTCCTAGTGATGACGTCCGTGAACAG GCAGTGTGGGCATTAGGAAATGTTGCTGGGGATTCTCCTAGATGCCGTGATcttgttcttggtaatggggcttTGATTCCTCTGTTGGCACAATTGAATGAACACGCCAAACTTTCTATGCTAAGAAATGCTACCTGGACACTTTCAAACTTCTGCAGGGGCAAGCCACAGCCTCCATTTGATCAG gTTAAACCTGCACTTCCTGCTCTCACTAGTCTAATCCATTCAAACGATGAAGAGGTATTGACTGATGCCTGTTGGGCACTTTCATATCTTTCTGATGGTACAAATGATAAAATTCAAGCTGTCATTGAAGCTGGTGTGTGCCCCCGGCTTGTTGAGCTGCTACT GCACCCATCTCCTTCAGTGCTCATTCCTGCTCTTCGCACTGTTGGAAATATTGTCACTGGAGATGATATGCAAACTCAG GTTATAATTAACCATCAGGCTCTTCCTTGCCTTTTGAATCTGTTGGCcagtaattataaaaaaagCATTAAAAAGGAAGCTTGTTGGACCATATCAAACATCACAGCTGGGAATAAACAACAAATTCAG TCTGTGGTTGAGGCCAATATAATTGGTCCTTTGGTGAACCTGCTTCAAAATGCTGAGTTCGATATCAAAAAAGAGGCTGCGTGGGCTATCTCAAATGCTACATCTGGTGGCGCTCATGAACAAATCAA GTACCTAGTGAGTCAAGGGTGTATCAAGCCCTTGTGTGATCTTCTTATCTGTCCTGATCCTAGGATCGTCACAGTTTGTCTGGAAGGCCTTGAAAACATCCTGAAGGTAGGAGAAGCTGATAAAAATACAGGCAATTCTGGGGACGTGAATCTATATGCCCAAATGATTGATGATGCTGAGGGGTTGGAGAAAATTGAGAACCTTCAGAGTCATGACAACACAGAGATTTATGAAAAGGCAGTGAAGATTCTTGAAACGTACTGgttggaggaagaagatgagactaTGCCTCCAGGGGATGCTGCTGCTCAATCAGGGTTCAACTTTGGGGGCACTGAGGTTCCTTCTGTGCCTTCCGGTGGATTCAACTTCAATTAG
- the LOC130718680 gene encoding uncharacterized protein LOC130718680, with translation MVRGGKVTGKRSSRKKVRSDKGSSDDSDEEYVVSDGNRNSSDEDYCSSLDGCASEDSFDGFIVDEEEEEFRRVRNSSRSKAKIGICSWRKNASRSSRKRGRIAYADQEEEEEEEEEKEFRSVRNANKSKSAICGWRRNASKNSRKRRRIVHAEQEGEEEESLEDKEEEEEEEEEEEEEFQGARAINRSKVQNGVCDKQKNAHAEQLEEEDEGEEDEEEKKAEEQEEEVEERHLDEEEKEEEKEEGDRDEEDEDFEYDDEDVDEDEDEDDEFSPEEEDFTDEEEEMKMGKKVLPKRASLRNNMGLRRKVKCASEDDFIDNDPTITTTCRKKRSRRKRRRLLLSDSDCAPSEASDFEFTISEEERERVREAKKLCGRVRNNLRSSSLLINNEEAVVHEDQPQQKKPPGLKGKEKIEEPQVRKGKEKMEDLKSEVVKQVCGICLSEEDRRRVRGVLNCCTHYFCFACIMEWGKVESRCPVCKQRFKTISKPARSSKGVELREMVIQVPERDQVYQPSEEELRSYIDPYDSVICSECLQGGDDGLMLLCDVCDSPAHTYCVGLGREVPEGNWYCDGCRPVALGTSSSQAQEADPIATIQSLHVRPSPVHVRESIDLNLISSPRAPPSSSRFAGRSVEGVSPVSGGAPTLSERRWIHRQIQQIISMDRMTSTTGRTNGISAISSTSDLYSSQIDQSRETSSQFARTEDVGTSYHTFFAERLRNNISPLMQNEALWPRLLGTPPVPNYEQALQFNRSNIVPDGSSFPAVKEESNFHLVHEQLESMVTSHLKSLSQNIDLGQSTFMDIAKSCMHTILAACGLEHMKSEVCTVPPPSVCPHIEMMAGGQSSLIKGCCSSCFDSFVGEVVKRILDTRVSSQWLRLGL, from the exons ATGGTAAGGGGAGGGAAGGTTACTGGCAAACGCAGTTCTAGAAAAAAGGTTCGGTCCGACAAGGGTAGTTCTGATGATTCGGACGAGGAATATGTGGTTTCCGATGGAAATAGGAATTCATCTGATGAGGATTATTGCTCCTCGTTAGATGGATGTGCATCAGAGGATAGTTTTGATGGTTTTATAgtggatgaggaggaggaggagtttcGAAGAGTCAGGAATTCCAGTAGATCCAAGGCGAAAATTGGGATATGCAGCTGGCGGAAAAATGCAAGTAGAAGCTCGCGAAAGAGGGGAAGGATTGCATATGCAgatcaagaggaggaggaggaagaagaagaagaaaaggaatttCGAAGTGTGAGGAATGCTAATAAATCAAAAAGTGCCATTTGCGGTTGGCGGAGAAATGCGAGCAAAAACTCGAGAAAGAGGCGAAGGATTGTACATGCAGAACAAGAAGGCGAGGAAGAAGAGAGTTTGGAGgacaaggaggaggaagaggaggaggaggaggaggaagaagaggaatttCAAGGAGCTAGGGCTATCAATAGATCGAAGGTCCAAAATGGTGTTTGTGATAAGCAAAAAAACGCACATGCAGAACAattagaagaagaagatgaggggGAGGAGGACGAGGAGGAGAAGAAAGCGGAGGAACAGGaagaggaggtggaggagagaCATCTAgatgaggaagaaaaagaagaggaaaaagagGAGGGAGatagagatgaagaggatgaggaTTTTGAATATGATGATGAGGATGTGGacgaggatgaggatgaggatgatgagTTTTCACCAGAGGAAGAAGATTTTACAGACGAGGAAGAAGAAATGAAAATGGGCAAGAAGGTTCTGCCAAAAAGGGCCTCTCTAAGGAATAATATGGGGTTAAGGAGGAAAGTAAAATGTGCCAGTGAAGATGATTTTATAGATAATGACCCCACCATCACGACAACATGCAGAAAGAAGCGGAGCCGCCGAAAGAGGAGAAGACTGCTTCTTTCAGATTCAGATTGTGCGCCTTCGGAagcttctgattttgagtttacCATctctgaagaagaaagagaacgGGTGAGAGAAGCCAAGAAGTTGTGTGGAAGGGtgagaaataacttgaggagttCATCACTTCTAATAAACAATGAAGAGGCAGTAGTCCATGAAGATCAACCTCAACAAAAGAAGCCTCCAGGTTTGAAGGGTAAGGAAAAGATAGAAGAACCTCAAGTGAGAAAGGGTAAAGAAAAGATGGAGGATTTGAAAAGTGAGGTGGTAAAGCAGGTTTGTGGGATTTGTCTGTCCGAGGAAGATAGAAGAAGGGTAAGGGGAGTTCTTAATTGTTGCACTCACTACTTTTGCTTTGCTTGCATTATGGAGTGGGGAAAAGTGGAATCTCGCTGCCCTGTGTGTAAACAGCGATTCAAAACAATCAGTAAGCCTGCACGATCATCAAAAGGGGTTGAATTAAGAGAAATGGTTATACAAGTCCCTGAACGTGATCAG GTTTATCAGCCCTCTGAGGAAGAACTTAGGAGCTATATTGATCCATACGATTCTGTTATTTGTTCAGAGTGTCTTCAAGGTGGAGACGATGGCCTCATGTTACTATGTGATGTCTGTGATTCCCCTGCGCATACATATTGTGTTGGCTTAGGGCGGGAAGTTCCTGAAGGTAATTGGTATTGTGATGGTTGTAGACCAGTTGCTCTAGGAACTTCAAGCTCCCAAGCTCAAGAGGCTGATCCTATTGCGACAATCCAGAGCCTGCATGTTAGACCATCCCCTGTACATGTACGAGAGAGTATAGATCTCAACTTGATTTCTTCACCCCGTGCGCCTCCTTCATCCTCAAGATTTGCTGGCAGAAGTGTCGAAGGCGTTTCTCCAGTATCTGGAGGGGCACCGACTTTATCAGAGAGACGGTGGATACACCGACAAATTCAACAGATTATTTCAATGGATAGGATGACTTCTACAACTGGAAGAACCAATGGTATATCAGCTATCAGTTCAACTAGTGACTTATATAGCTCTCAAATTGATCAAAGTAGGGAAACATCCTCTCAATTTGCAAGGACTGAGGATGTGGGGACATCATATCACACATTTTTTGCAGAGAGATTACGTAACAATATTTCTCCATTAATGCAGAATGAGGCATTATGGCCCAGACTTTTGGGGACACCCCCAGTACCCAATTATGAACAAGCTCTTCAGTTCAACAGATCAAACATTGTCCCTGATGGTAGCTCATTCCCTGCTGTCAAAGAAGAGAGTAACTTTCACCTTGTACACGAGCAGTTGGAATCAATGGTTACAAGCCACCTGAAGAGCTTGTCTCAAAATATTGATTTAG GCCAAAGTACTTTCATGGACATTGCAAAGAGTTGTATGCACACCATACTAGCAGCATGTGGTCTTGAGCACATGAAGAGTGAGGTTTGCACTGTGCCTCCGCCATCTGTGTGTCCGCACATTGAAATGATGGCTGGTGGACAATCAAGTCTGATTAAAGGTTGTTGTTCATCTTGCTTTGATTCTTTTGTAGGAGAAGTGGTGAAGAGGATTTTGGATACAAGAGTTTCGTCACAGTGGTTAAGACTAGGTCTCTAG
- the LOC130720202 gene encoding protein DEHYDRATION-INDUCED 19 homolog 3-like translates to MDADSSWTARLSSASRRYQSALQSRSDMFMGFDENDVDDDVREEFLCPFCSEYFDIVGLCCHIDEEHPMEAKNGVCPVCASRVGVDMVAHITLQHGNIFKMQRKRKSRKGGSYSTLSLLRKELREGNLQSLFGGSSCIVSSSNSAADPLLSSFISPLANEPTSSQPHLHTETRSTKKSLDETVSKRNVETPTLSDKDKEENAKRCEFVQGMLLSTMLDDDL, encoded by the exons ATGGACGCTGATTCCTCTTGGACTGCTCGTCTCTCTTCTGCCTCCAGGCGCTATCAATCCGCTCTCCAATCTCGATCAG ATATGTTCATGGGTTTTGATGAAAATGATGTGGACGATGACGTAAGGGAGGAGTTTCTATGCCCCTTTTGTTCGGAGTATTTTGATATCGTTGGATTGTGCTGCCACATTGATGAAGAGCATCCAATGGAGGCGAAGAATGGG GTATGTCCAGTTTGTGCATCGAGGGTGGGGGTTGATATGGTAGCGCACATTACCCTACAACATGGAAATATATTTAAGAT GCAGCGCAAAAGGAAATCACGTAAAGGTGGGTCTTATTCAACGCTATCATTATTGAGGAAGGAACTGCGAGAAGGAAATTTGCAATCCCTTTTTGGTGGGTCTTCGTGTATAGTGTCCTCATCTAATTCTGCAGCTGATCCACTGTTGTCGTCGTTTATATCGCCTTTAGCTAATGAACCTACCAGTTCTCAGCCTCATTTGCACACTGAGACAAGATCAACCAAGAAAAGCTTGGATGAGACTGTATCAAAAAG GAATGTGGAGACACCAACCTTGTCAGACAAAGATAAGGAGGAGAATGCAAAAAGATGTGAGTTTGTTCAAGGTATGTTGCTGTCCACCATGTTGGATGACGACTTATGA